The Chryseobacterium indologenes genomic sequence AGTAAGTTATAAGGACGGTCAGAAACTCACGGCAGCAGATTGTAAAGCAGTAGCTAAAGCGATAAAATAATTTTCGAAAAGTACAATAATAAAAACAGCCTTTAGTAGGCTGTTTTTTTATTTCGTTACAATTCTCTTTCGATAATCTCAATAAACCTGTTGACAGCCTCGTCACCGGTACTCCATGAAGTGATAAGACGGATGGCGGAAGATTCTTCATCTATTTTTTTCCAGACAAAAAATTCAAAGTATTCAGACAGTATCTTGATCACCTTATTGTTAATAATAGGAAAAATCTGGTTGGTGTAGGTATCTGAAAGAAACCGTACTCCTTTTTTCACCATAGCATTTTTGATTTTCATAGCCTGCCGGTTCGCATGCTTTGCCAGATCAAAATACAGATCATCCTTCATCAGTTCCATAAACTGAACTCCCAAAAGTCTTCCCTTCGCCAGTAATGCTCCTTTCTGTTTGATGTTAAATGCAAAATCCTCCTGAAGAGCCTGGTTATTAATCACAATCGCTTCTCCTATCAGAGCTCCGTTTTTGGTTCCTCCCAGGTAAAAGATATCGGTAAGTTCAGCTACCCTTTCAAGGCTGAGATCACTTGTTTCAGAAGTCAACCCATGCCCTAGTCTCGCTCCATCCATAAACAGATATAGCTTATTCTCTTTACAGAAGTCTGAAAGTTCCTCAAGCTCTTGATCCTGATAAATGGTTCCAAGTTCTGTGGAATTTGAAATATAGAGCAGCTTAGGCATCACCTGATGTGGAATATTTTTATGATTTTCCAATACCGGGATGATATCGGAAGGAGTCAGCTTTCCATCTTCTTTTTCAATGCTCAGAACTTTATGTCCGGTAGCCTCAATAGCTCCGGTTTCATTATTCAGAATGTGCCCTGTAGAAGCGGAGATCACACACTGATATGGTTTTAACACTGAAGAGATTACAATAAGATTAGCTTGTGTTCCACCCGACACCAGATAAACATCAGAATCAGTTTTTTTTATTTTTTCTTTGATTAATTCTTTAGCCCGTAATGAGTACTTATCTTCGCCATAGCCAGCCTGCTGCTCAAGATTACATTGTAAAAGGGTCTGTAAAATATGGGGATGACACCCTTCTGAGTAATCGTTTTTAAATGAAAATTTCATAAAGTAAAAATAAAAAAATACGAGAAGATTCCCCCTACGAAAAAGAGTTAAAAATATCAGAAATAATAGTGTACCAAAACTATGATATAAGGAAATTTATTTCACAAAATCAATAGGCTGACCCACCTGATATTCCCCACGGGGGTTTTATGTATATTTTATATTTTCTTTTACAGTTTTCTTTCAAAGGTTCAATATAATAAGCTTGTCCATTTTCCAGATAAGATCCTGTAAGCTTTCCGGAAGCAATGGTGAGGGTCATCAGTTTCGTGCCATCTTCGGATTTCCCTTTGAAGGTGAATATTCTTGCTTTTCGTAGTGCTTCACTGGTT encodes the following:
- a CDS encoding aminotransferase class V-fold PLP-dependent enzyme, whose amino-acid sequence is MKFSFKNDYSEGCHPHILQTLLQCNLEQQAGYGEDKYSLRAKELIKEKIKKTDSDVYLVSGGTQANLIVISSVLKPYQCVISASTGHILNNETGAIEATGHKVLSIEKEDGKLTPSDIIPVLENHKNIPHQVMPKLLYISNSTELGTIYQDQELEELSDFCKENKLYLFMDGARLGHGLTSETSDLSLERVAELTDIFYLGGTKNGALIGEAIVINNQALQEDFAFNIKQKGALLAKGRLLGVQFMELMKDDLYFDLAKHANRQAMKIKNAMVKKGVRFLSDTYTNQIFPIINNKVIKILSEYFEFFVWKKIDEESSAIRLITSWSTGDEAVNRFIEIIEREL